In Glycine max cultivar Williams 82 chromosome 4, Glycine_max_v4.0, whole genome shotgun sequence, the genomic stretch TATTACAGTCTAGATTTGGATTTTCCCAATCACATATTTGCATTGAATTGagagtcaaaataaaaaataaaaaaaaagtacagagtaaaaaaaggaagcaaaaaaaaaaacacaaaaaaaattgcattcaacgtctttcttgtttttacatacttttatttcaaaaaaaaaaaactgtcttGTTAGTTATTTACATCTAGTATAGTTCAATTCTTGGACaattcttttcttcattctagaGTTTTTAGTTTGTCTTCCTTGACATTCCTTTCGAGTAtccctttcattatttttgttcgTCTTTAAAATTccttagttttgtcatagagTATTTCTTTTCTTGGCTTCTTGAGTTGAGTCTTGATTTGTGACATATTTTACATTGAATATTTCTTGATGTTGAGCTTGAAGATTCTGCATAAGAACTGAAAAGAAGcaagagtggtaaaaggcaagagtgcatattataaaagaaaaagtcttGAAAGAGTGATACATAAGTGAACTTGAGTGGAACACTAAGTTGAGTGGTGAGATcctattctattttttacttGTACACTAACTTTTCTTATAGGTATGGCTTCTACAAGTGGAGATGCTACTCTATCATCTCCAAAAATCACAAGGCTAGAGGCGGAGATGATTAAACTTGGTGATCAAATGAGAAGAATGAGTTATGACAATGAAGAAAGGATGGAGAGAATGAGAAAAGAGAATGATGAGAGTTTGGGAAGAATATATAGGAGTAGTGAAGCTTTAAGTGTGAGAATTGAAAATATAGAGCGAAAAAGAGTGGTAAGATCATCTAATTCTTCTCATGGAAAAGATGATGGATatgaagaggatgagagagGATGGAGGAATGAAAGGGATAGGGAGAGAAGAAATCATACAAGATATGGAGGTAGACAAAGAGAGGAAGGGATTGAGGGAGTGAAGGTGAAGATCCCTACTTTTAAAGGAACTTGTGATCCAAAAGTGTATCTTGAGTGGGAGATGAAGGTTGAGCAAGTTTTTGCTTGCTACAActacaatgaaaaagaaaatatcaggTCTCCCTAGAGTTTGAGGGATATGCCTTAGTGTGGTAGAATCAAGTGAGGAGTGATGTTGAGAGGATGAGAAGACCTTTGATTAATACTTGGCAAGACatgaagagagttttgagagagatTTGTGCCATCCTAGTATGGGAGAGACCTTCACAACAAACTCCAAAGATTAATTCAAGGATATAGGAGTATGGATGAGTATTACAAAGAGATGGAGATTTCCTTGATTAAGACTCAAATTGAGGAGTCTCAAGAGGTCACCATGgcaaggtttttgcatggtctcAATAGGGAGATCCAAAACATTGTAGAGTTGCACCACTCTGCCTCCTTGGAGAATCTCATTCATCAAGCTATCAAGGTGGAGCGACAATTAAAGAGGAAGCAAACATACAAGAAGTCCTCCTATGGCTCTTCAACTTAGAAAGACAAGGAGACAttcaagaaggagggaggaTCTTTATTCAAATCTCATGAAAAAGTTGTTGcccttggtaaaaataattctaagcCTACTCCCACTTCTTCAAAGGCGAGttctattaaatgttttaagtgTTTGAGAAAGGGTCATATTGCCTCCGAATGTcctaacaaaagaactatggtTGTGCTGGGCAATAGGGATATCACTAATGCATCTTCTTCTAACTCTTCTAGTTCTTCTCGTGAGAGTGAAAGTGAATGTGATGTACAGCCCCTGGAAGGTGATCTTTTGATGGTTAGGAGGTTAATGGGGAGTGTGTATAAGGATAGAGATGAAACTCAAAGGGAGAACATTTTTCATACTAGGTGCAAGGTCATGGGAAAAATATGCTCTTTGATTATTGATGGGGATAATTGCACTAATGTAGCTAgccaaagattgattgaaaaactTGCTTTGAAAACTTCCCTTTACCCTACGCCTTACAAACTACAATGGTTGAATGAGAATGAGGAGCTAGTTGCAGATAGAAAAGTTTTGATATACTTCTCCATTGGAAAATATATTGATGAGATACTGTTTGATGTAGTCCCTATGGAGGCTAGTCATCTCTTACTTGGAAGGTCTTGACAGTATGATAGGGATGTTGTCCACAATGGTGtcacaaacaaattttcatttatacATAAAGGGCAAAAGGTTATCCTTAAACCTTTGTCTCCAAGTGAGGTTTGTgaggatcaaataaaaatgagagtgaaaagagaacaagagaaaaaagaagagaaaaacaaaattgatgaaaagagagagaaacatgaaaggagagaaaagaaaaaaaaagtggagataaaaaaaagagtgaaactgaaaaaaaagatgaaaatcaagagagaaaaatacaGAACTTGttcatgagagaaaaagaggtgAAGAGAGTGATGCTAGCTAGGCAACCTATGTATTTACTAATACCTCATGATTATTGTTTGTCTTCTAAAAACTAAAAGTCCCATTGAAGCATCAAAACTAAAAGTAATGAACTATGGCGCAACAATTCACAATTCAACAACAAAGCCTTTTTCCCACTACATGAGGTTAGTTACATGGATTAAATGGTGCCATAGTGCTTTATTACAAATCATGTCCATGGAGAAGCCATTAACCTCTAAATGGTTTagactataatttttttcagcCTAACTTCCCCACATAGGACTACAGGCTACCCCTCTTAAGTGGGGCTTCTACTAGTCTTCTAcatacatgcccaaaccacctaaggtGAGATTCTACCATTTTTTTCGACAACAGATGCTATCTCAAGTTCTCAACTTTCTTTCTAATGCATTCATTTTAATCCTATCTTGTCTAATATGTCCACTTATCCAACATAACATTCTCATCTATGCTACATTGAGTTTATTTTGTTAGTGGCTTTTTACCACCCAACACTCAGTTTCATACAATACAACACTACAAGTCTTACAGTTTTGTGATAAAAATTTCCTCCAAGCTTGAGTGATATTGTCACAGAATACACTTGAGGCACCTCCTCCATTTCATCCACCCCACTTGAATTCTAGTCGCGCATTAGTTAAAAAGGTGTATATTTTGACAACATAGAGGAGAAATAATAATCAAGGGAATAGTCattctattttcaaaataataattgttacaGCTGTCATGAATTACAAGTAGTTAGTTAGAGGGGGtaagaaaataaataggaaAGACTGACAGAGGGAGGAGAATAATAAATGTAAGAAGAGTTGGCCTCTCAAAGAGCCAAGTTAGGATTGATGCACCTCTTGCTACTTCATATATttcatttaacttaaaaatCTGGATCgttttagtacctctggtacttattaatgaatatattatatttttggctgataaaaaaaaaatatatttcatttaactttcacttaaaagtcGTGTGCTTCCAAAGGTTGACCCACAATCCACATCTATTTCTCTATCATAACTCACagcattaaataaatttagaaaagtGGGATAAAGCTTGGTTGTACAATATGGATTTCAATTCACTCCTATTCTTGAATAACAGGAATATGAATATGGTCTAGCTATAGAGTAATCAAACAAGAACCCACTATGATTAGTTTCAAGATTCtataaattagaaaacaaatgtatttttcaaaagaaaattaccAAATGATTAAAATTGTAGATGAGTAAAGGAACTAAGTGATTAAAATTACCAAATGCACATAACTCCTATGCATCTCTTATGCATCTTTGATGCACAACATAGACAACAGGCAATAGGACTCTGCACACAACCAGTGAAGGAAGAAAGGAAACTAAATTGGCAGCAAGGAAAAGGATAACAGTATACCCATTACCTTTTCTCAAGGTCAGTGCAACGACAGCATCATTTTCAACCTGAACAGGAAAAGTAATTATAGGAAATTGTCAACGCCTATAAGATGCAGTACAGGTATAAGCTATAAGAGGAGCAAGTAGGACATTTCCAccagtattaaaaaaaatacatgaaaaatgtACATCGCATGAAGTGTAATGATGTTTTGCTGCTTAAAAGAGTTTAGAGAGAGGAGAGTTTTACTAAATCTGTGATTGAGGATATAATGAATTCAACCCACTGTGTAAGGATAACAACCAGGTATATATACAAGGTCCTAACTGTCAACTAACAAAAGTTAGTTGAGTACACAGCTGTCAAACTCTAGTTGACTAACTACAACTAACACTTAGAAACAGAAACTGATAACTTCAGTaatacagaaaagaaaaagagaaagactcTTATCGAATATCGAGTAAGTATACTCTTATACTACTGTACCTTTTGATCTGCCAGAGTCTTAGAGTCTTCTAATACTTCTCCAGTAACAGGTAGAATTAACCGTTGATTATTAGCTGGCTGATCAACAAGTTCTTGCAACTTCTGTTTTATGTCAAGAATTTTATCAGATGGCTTGCACCTGATGAAGTAGGTTGTCTTACTACGTTTAACACGAATGTACATATCCTGCCAATAAGCGACAGTTTGGATTAAGATCACTCCAAATTTCCCACAATGCATAACAGACATCCAAAAATAATTAGCTAACAAATCTCCATCTATGCTATGAGTAACATCAGCATTAACATTATGGCACTGACAGCCCATCATAGCTCGGAGTATCCATTTTATAATTGAACATGATACGATGTTAAAGCACACCAGGCAGAGGCCTCTAGAAATTGATAATGAAAGTGAAAGAAAACAGGGAATAACATGTTCTTTTacaaacaaaaaccaaaatacTACCATATGGCATGATCCAACTGCAGTAACTCAATGTGTAGcttaaaggaaacaaaaaaatcaaacaagctATAAACATCTTCATGATCTCCCAAGTCCTAACATCACATTCACAACTATATAAAATCCAATGAATTTCTCAAGGCTCAAGCACTAACACACGGTTAAATGAGGGTAATTTCACGTACTTACATACATGCGGTCCCCTATTTCCTTTCTCATGAAAGCACAGCAAAGGCAATTGCTTTTACcaattccttttctcttttattatttttcacagcCTATAGACATAAAGAGATAAAGAACATTTTGGACCAGTTTCCTCACTTTACTTGGAATGACTTGAAAACAAACACGCAAACCCAATTCTTAACTTTCAATTTGAAGCCATATTTCGCTGTAAAATTCCATAGTACCCATCCAAGTAGTTTCAACACAGAGAACAACGGTTCGAACAGCACAGAAAATTTATGCACATACCATTTTATTGCGCTTCGGGCGCTTCTCCTTCTCCTTGGTAACGAAATC encodes the following:
- the LOC100499885 gene encoding uncharacterized protein LOC100499885, producing MDMYIRVKRSKTTYFIRCKPSDKILDIKQKLQELVDQPANNQRLILPVTGEVLEDSKTLADQKVENDAVVALTLRKDDNEFEEVNIVRPNDFYQARDADGANW